Proteins co-encoded in one Yamadazyma tenuis chromosome 1, complete sequence genomic window:
- a CDS encoding uncharacterized protein (COG:S; EggNog:ENOG503P4S9) translates to MSMLRLVRFNSTKIETQSALADRFSQILEEKLKNDPVISNKLSHQEKLKFESQYSKHLNYLKSENLLNHNKHAKQIANERPWDGTESTKNVNLRMIIDSTPKPKPTRHLKAGARILSAREISSEYKETKSLPNAADNEDNFRELYKERLLGPTMLVNPNSPHTTLNMVNTLASAQINSKIDLTTGRFNDVNMEKVRGKPLTRDHLANATDTNYFINQILNKQDVLPPWIENQQNVNLEIENFRNNIDKSLVNYCKLSGIPEKSELRSIFRSKQLHYCTHKVKLINASIRDYNLQSPSSSFHKIKLNAVEELDGCIDRNYDTLPDNIKELSQNVVYSNTKQGLLSLFDEQKAVKQRRVEKLQFWSSFKKMFREI, encoded by the coding sequence ATGCTGATGCTTCGCTTAGTGCGGTTTAACTCCACTAAAATTGAAACCCAATCTGCTTTGGCAGATAGATTCAGCCAGATCCTCGAAGAGAAGCTAAAGAATGACCCGGtcatttccaacaagttaAGCCATcaggagaagttgaaatttGAGTCCCAATACTCGAAGCACctcaactacttgaagCTGGAAAACCTTCTAAACCACAACAAGCATGCAAAACAAATAGCCAACGAAAGGCCATGGGATGGAACAGAGTCCACAAAGAACGTCAATCTCCGAATGATCATCGACCTGACACCTAAACCCAAACCTACTCGACATTTGAAAGCAGGTGCTCGGATCTTGAGTGCCAGAGAGATCAGTTCTGAGTATaaagaaacaaaaagcCTTCCAAACGCAGCGGATAATGAAGATAACTTCAGAGAGCTCTACAAAGAACGACTTCTAGGTCCAACGATGTTGGTAAATCCAAATAGCCCTCATACTACTCTAAACATGGTCAACACTTTGGCGAGTGCACAGATTAATTCCAAAATAGATTTGACCACGGGCAGGTTCAATGATGTTAACATGGAGAAAGTTCGAGGGAAACCATTGACTAGAGACCATTTGGCTAATGCCACCGACACAAATTACTTTATCAACCAGATTCTAAATAAGCAAGATGTACTTCCTCCTTGGATTGAGAACCAGCAGAATGTCAACCTAGAAATAGAAAACTTCAGGAATAACATTGACAAGCTGTTGGTCAACTATTGTAAGCTAAGCGGAATTCCCGAGAAGTCGGAATTGAGAAGCATATTCCGTTCAAAGCAACTCCACTACTGCACACATAAGGTGAAACTTATTAACGCTTCTATCAGAGACTACAATCTACAGTCTCCATCTTCTAGTTTTCATAAAATCAAATTAAATGCagttgaagagttggatgGGTGTATTGATAGAAACTACGACACACTCCCTGATAATATTAAGGAGTTGAGCCAAAATGTTGTCTactccaacaccaaacAAGGACTTTTGAGTctttttgatgaacaaaagGCCGTGAAGCAAAGACGTGTGGAAAAACTCCAGTTTTGGTCATCATTCAAGAAGATGTTCCGAGAAATATGA
- the NAM2 gene encoding Leucyl-tRNA synthetase, mitochondrial (COG:J; EggNog:ENOG503NXAB) — MNKRSSILSIRQGPRLLGVVSTCRIAASSISFFRAYSVSLNSLDAKWTKKWKQLTSNKGLNPKKFTIDDTADPFYALVMFPYPSGILHMGHVRVYTISDVISRFKRLQGKHVIHPMGWDAFGLPAENAAIERNINPRVWTESNIGKMKQQMELVLADFDWERELATCNPDYYKWTQKVFLLLHQHGLAYKKEAEINWDPVDKTVLANEQVDSNGRSWRSGAKVEKKNLSQWFIGITKYAEALNADLEVLQQWPDKVKAMQKHWIGESHGTEITIPINDSAFPTVDVFTSRPDTVFSIQFLALSLNHPITLKAAETDRELQSFIESAKNVDADSKDGYLLKNIKASRPLDPSDTKLEQYDMPVYVAPYVLNSYGSGAVMGCPAHDQRDFEFWKIHNPNVQVVVSVGPSQMKSSPNWKIPYCGKEGILHDNSTISNGVKDLRRYKGMDAKTAGDEITHVLEALGIGKKKTNYRIRDWLISRQRYWGAPIPIVYCDHCGTVPVPDSDLPVRLPDLQGNDFGKGNPLENLDSFVSTTCPSCGGHAKRDTDTMDTFMDSSWYFFRYLDSKNELEPFNKFKVNKHLPVDMYLGGIEHAILHLLYTRFISKFLGNIGMWEGNQLNNEPIVRLVTQGMVQGLTFIDPDTGKFLKPEEIDKSDPQNPMIIATGKVPLNSYEKMSKSKYNGVDPAETVQKYGADATRAHILFQAPISDSLNWNEDQIQGVDRWLRRVIALEDSIVNYDDSSKMGAKKQAFKNVNLNGIEYENIELTDLEVSLFNQTNEFIQKIDNSINVDLSFNTVISDLMKYTNTLTSAIKADERVSKALLVDAYKKLLVIMSPVTPCVAEESWEMLSLDLGIPWKSIMLEAFPEVQKIGSMSVNYNIFINGKSRLSFSQTKDFHLEAEEKILDTIFDHKVIHKFASRGKIKKIIKKSGLISLVLQK; from the coding sequence ATGAATAAACGCAGCAGCATACTATCGATACGGCAGGGCCCTAGACTTCTAGGAGTGGTGTCTACGTGTCGAATTGCAGCTCTGTCTATTTCGTTTTTCCGAGCCTATTCGGTGCTGTTAAACTCATTAGATGCTAAATGGACCAAGAAATGGAAACAGCTTACTTCAAATAAAGGGTTGAACCCCAAAAAATTCACCATCGATGACACGGCCGACCCGTTCTATGCCCTTGTGATGTTCCCTTATCCTTCGGGAATTCTTCATATGGGCCATGTGAGAGTGTATACCATTAGCGATGTGATCTCTAGGTTCAAACGACTCCAAGGAAAGCATGTTATACATCCTATGGGATGGGATGCCTTTGGCTTGCCGGCTGAAAACGCCGCCATTGAAAGAAATATCAACCCAAGGGTATGGACAGAAAGTAATATCGGTAAGATGAAACAACAAAtggagttggtgttggctGATTTTGACTGGGAACGAGAACTTGCAACTTGCAATCCAGACTACTATAAGTGGACTCAAAAAGTGTTCTTATTGTTGCATCAGCATGGATTGGCATATAAAAAGGAAGCGGAAATCAACTGGGATCCAGTTGATAAAACTGTTTTAGCTAACGAACAGGTTGACTCCAACGGAAGATCCTGGAGATCAGGTGCTAAGGTGGAGAAAAAGAACTTGAGCCAGTGGTTCATAGGAATCACTAAATACGCTGAAGCCTTGAACGCTGACTTAGAAGTCCTCCAACAGTGGCCTGATAAAGTCAAGGCAATGCAGAAACACTGGATAGGTGAATCCCATGGAACAGAAATCACCATACCAATCAATGATTCTGCCTTTCCAACAGTGGATGTGTTCACTTCCAGACCCGATACGGTGTTCAGTATTCAGTTTTTGGCATTATCTTTGAACCACCCCATCACTCTTAAAGCGGCTGAGACCGATAGGGAATTGCAGCTGTTCATAGAATCTGCAAAGAATGTTGATGCTGATTCCAAAGATGGCTACCTTCTTAAGAACATCAAGGCTTCAAGACCACTTGACCCGTCAGATACTAAATTAGAACAGTATGATATGCCTGTTTATGTTGCACCCTATGTTCTTAATTCTTACGGGAGTGGAGCTGTTATGGGATGTCCTGCTCATGACCAAAGAGATTTCGAGTTTTGGAAAATCCACAATCCCAATGTTCAAGTGGTGGTATCTGTGGGGCCTTCGCAGATGAAGTCTTCTCCTAACTGGAAAATACCTTATTGTGGTAAGGAGGGAATTCTTCATGACAACTCCACCATTTCTAATGGAGTAAAGGATTTGAGAAGATATAAGGGAATGGATGCAAAAACTGCTGGAGACGAAATCACTCATGTGCTCGAAGCCTTGGGAATAGGTAAGAAAAAGACAAACTACAGAATCAGAGATTGGCTTATAAGTAGGCAACGGTATTGGGGTGCCCCCATTCCTATAGTTTATTGTGACCACTGTGGTACTGTTCCTGTTCCCGATTCTGATTTGCCAGTCAGGCTACCAGACCTTCAAGGAAACGACTTTGGAAAAGGAAATCCTTTAGAAAACTTGGATTCTTTCGTCAGTACTACATGCCCTTCTTGTGGTGGCCATGCCAAGAGGGACACGGATACTATGGATACATTTATGGATTCATCCTGGTATTTCTTCCGGTACTTGGACTCCAAAAACGAACTTGAACCTttcaataagttcaagGTGAACAAACACTTACCTGTGGACATGTACCTTGGAGGCATTGAGCATGCCATTTTGCACTTGTTGTACACTCGTTTTATATCTAAGTTTCTTGGTAATATTGGTATGTGGGAAGGGAATCAACTTAATAATGAGCCCATTGTTCGTTTGGTTACTCAGGGTATGGTTCAAGGTTTGACTTTTATTGACCCAGATACCGGGAAGTTCCTCAAACCTGAAGAGATAGACAAAAGTGATCCACAGAACCCAATGATCATTGCCACTGGAAAAGTACCTTTAAACTCCTATGAGAAGATGTCCAAGTCGAAGTacaatggtgttgatcCAGCTGAAACAGTACAGAAGTATGGTGCTGATGCTACTAGAGCTCATATTTTATTTCAAGCACCTATTTCAGATTCTTTGAACTGGAACGAAGATCAAATCCAAGGTGTAGACAGATGGCTTCGTCGTGTGATTGCCTTGGAGGACAGTATTGTGAACTACGATGATAGCTCCAAGATGGGAGCTAAGAAGCAAGCATTCAAGAATGTGAATCTTAATGGTATTGAATATGAAAATATCGAGCTCACAGATTTGGAAGTCAGTTTATTCAACCAAACAAATGAATTCATCCAGAAAATAGACAACTCCATTAACGTCGATTTGTCTTTCAATACCGTCATCTCGGATCTTATGAAGTACACCAACACTTTGACTAGTGCTATTAAAGCCGATGAACGCGTCAGTAAAGCCTTGCTTGTGGATGCATACAAAAAGCTTTTGGTCATAATGTCTCCCGTTACTCCATGTGTTGCAGAAGAATCCTGGGAAATGCTTCTGCTTGATTTAGGCATCCCCTGGAAGTCAATAATGTTGGAAGCTTTTCCCGAAGttcaaaaaattggatCCATGTCTGTCAATTATAACATATTCATTAATGGTAAATCCAGACTTCTGTTCAGTCAAACCAAAGACTTCCACTTGGAAGCAGAAGAAAAAATACTAGACACCATTTTTGATCACAAAGTCATCCATAAATTTGCATCACGAGGCAAAATTAAAAAGATCATCAAAAAATCAGGTCTTATATCTCTTGTACTTCAAAAGTGA
- the CCM1 gene encoding Mitochondrial group I intron splicing factor ccm1 (EggNog:ENOG503NUHN; COG:A), whose protein sequence is MTSSVSRMIQKKEDERRQQEYVTDIPMPSQLDKEAENLYKVLERGPAFDPSSASLLTPVVDLPESIQERLGLSVKFLVSKEHQNWPAVLQTLKMGGGFKDLKEKDVRKLIYNIPKDKISSIIPQVESLMVEAKMVPTSKVLNVFINSLALGKEVSPETLSLIESYVETIRASNKGILPRDTYETMIHIYGKANDINKINALLMEMKENNLKPSADIYSNVLKTLVYKSRDHKEAVSIFDSMKFLSQETKPGTNAYKDVIVSYVNNDDVEKALDLYQEMLTSRTPVNQEILVALARGCTGRKQLRFKAWDFIFEIYDNEWSPTRETLEYMVYLSSKDGDVALSRALYKRLASVSSVTKRTFTFLLMSYSKSRCLKPDAEVPAITVHERGRHFRANLLSQADTLPTQIEPKYHVPFLPVLDLASPEEIIAESSAVWAHSLMFNPDFINDESYNTYLNIAAEFGSLHDLMDRYDFSKMVDDAAMNSTRVIIEEPDVHETNTNSETTKLNDLAKSPVFNELSSIESKFNITRSTLTYMIALKGAGILKNYQLSQDVWMERGKYRKSKEFKLLPRKEKDKLDFQFATQMVQSLTKMQLIDDAVAIIVSTEYQFKWAWLQLSPLYQECVELGYDKHCSTLRSIASRAQIRFEGKIRKKDFKEYLSKKRYGLTNM, encoded by the coding sequence ATGACCTCCAGTGTATCCAGAATGAttcagaagaaagaagacGAGAGAAGACAGCAGGAATATGTTACAGACATTCCCATGCCTTCACAATTGGACAAGGAAGCAGAGAACTTGTATAAGGTGTTGGAGAGAGGCCCAGCTTTTGATCCATCTTCGGCTTCGTTATTAACACCAGTGGTTGATTTACCTGAGTCTATTCAAGAAAGGTTGGGACTTTCAGTCAAGTTTCTAGTCTCAAAAGAACACCAGAACTGGCCAGCTGTGCTTCAGACGTTGAAAATGGGTGGTGGattcaaagacttgaaagaaaaagatgtGAGAAAACTCATATACAATATTCCCAAGGACAAGATATCTTCCATTATACCACAGGTAGAGTCTCTTATGGTTGAAGCTAAGATGGTGCCAACGTCTAAGGTCCTTAATGTGTTCATCAATAGCTTAGCGTTGGGCAAAGAAGTATCACCAGAGACCCTTTCGCTTATTGAATCGTATGTCGAAACCATCAGAGCTTCCAATAAAGGAATATTACCTAGAGATACATACGAGACTATGATCCACATCTATGGGAAAGCAAACGATATCAATAAGATCAACGCATTATTGATGGAAATGAAGGAAAATAACCTCAAACCTTCAGCTGACATATACTCCAAtgtgttgaagactttggTTTACAAATCAAGAGACCACAAAGAGGCAGTTTCAATTTTtgactcgatgaagttcTTGTCCCAGGAAACCAAACCCGGCACAAACGCTTATAAGGATGTCATTGTCTCCTATGTCAacaatgatgatgttgaaaagGCATTGGACTTGTACCAGGAGATGCTCACTTCCAGAACTCCAGTTAACCAGGAGATATTGGTGGCATTGGCAAGAGGTTGTACAGGAAGAAAACAGTTGCGGTTCAAGGCTTGGGATTTTATCTTTGAGATCTACGATAATGAATGGTCTCCGACCCGTGAAACTCTTGAGTATATGGTATATTTGTCTAGTAAGGATGGAGATGTTGCCTTATCAAGAGCATTGTACAAGAGATTGGCCCTGGTAAGCTCTGTTACCAAAAGAACGTTTaccttcttgttgatgtcaTATAGCAAATCGAGATGTTTGAAACCTGACGCAGAAGTTCCAGCCATTACAGTTCATGAAAGAGGTAGACATTTCAGAGCCAACCTTTTGTCTCAAGCAGACACCTTACCAACTCAGATAGAACCCAAGTATCATGTGCCATTTTTACCTGTTCTTGACTTGGCCTCCCCTGAAGAAATCATAGCGGAATCCAGTGCTGTTTGGGCCCATTCGTTGATGTTCAATCCCGACTTCATAAATGATGAATCGTACAACACTTATTTAAACATCGCAGCCGAATTTGGCCTGTTGCATGACTTGATGGACAGATACGATTTCTCCAAAATGGTAGACGATGCTGCTATGAATTCTACAAGAGTTATCATAGAAGAGCCAGATGTTCATGAAACTAATACCAATCTGGAAACAACCAAATTGAATGATCTTGCCAAGTCTCCAGTGTTCAATGAATTGTCAAGTATTGAATCTAaattcaacatcaccagGTCTACCTTAACATATATGATTGCGTTGAAAGGAGCTGGtatattgaagaattatCAACTCTCCCAGGATGTGTGGATGGAAAGAGGCAAGTATCGTAAGTCTAAAGAGTTTAAACTACTTCCTAGAAAGGAAAAGGACAAATTAGATTTCCAGTTTGCTACTCAAATGGTGCAAAGTTTAACCAAGATGCAGTTGATTGATGATGCAGTCGCTATAATTGTCAGCACCGAGTACCAGTTCAAATGGGCTTGGCTACAGTTAAGCCCTTTATATCAAGAGtgtgttgaacttggttATGATAAACATTGTAGTACTTTAAGAAGTATTGCAAGCAGAGCTCAAATTAGATTTGAAGGGAAAATTAGAAAGAAGGACTTCAAGGAGTACTTACTGAAGAAACGATATGGATTAACTAACATGTAA
- a CDS encoding uncharacterized protein (COG:I,Q; EggNog:ENOG503NUUY), with the protein MSSSTVAGTGPGRQRASSSVNLPPEIAMASATDANMTTSSNVIGANPNIGVTLGTGYGSISHDIPPDMAVLLQNLEEDFTVHKTIDQWTYINRREEIIQSINKLRQQQIEQIKLDPDSLEKPLFPRQPSAIVKDQKFSTNTLLNILKRRATTYKSENAFLVLDLKGKEVSAITWDKLYLKAVKVAYEITHKLSLKNSDTVILLYKEGEVAEFAIALFGCFMAGVTAVPIHQDVSLYEVLDIINLTSSKLVLYSESVAKELDRLNSNGSRIVWPPKLTRWRTTEFGSVKKSDLSAWDSKHNQKKQDETRSKADLAYVEFSRSPLGELRGIALSHRTIAHQMSTLSSSLSSSPSSDGIVRNDKEYRRNRKVFMATLDIRFSIGLILGILFTVYSGNILIWAPQKVMEIQGLYANIVSKFKASLLLTDYIGLKRVTYDYQQSPNATRYFSKTQRVDLSSVKWVLVNSLTTDGEFMEILANRYLRPLGCQEPENAIIPMLTLSEYGGMVMSMRDWLSDEKPGSNNQSKGELTSLLIDKEELSRNRIKVVETNTSASDDTSKDLLRVDAFGYPLPDATLAVVNPESSVIVEKGEAGEIWIDSPCLSGGFYGLLKESKSIFHAKCRDADGIMEMDFLRTGLLGFTFNGKVYVLGLYEDRIRQRITWIDQKVYSKQGKELVIGNGTIYHYSSHLLATLANEVRQVYDCTIFDVFIGNEYLPVAIVEAEVIRKILEGTSGDTSNSSSGRGDSAGPQYDPIPLNEPVLNAIAQKCFDTLYKHHLLKLYCVLVVDCDTLPKIMRSGGREIANMLCKKKFLEGSLKAEFVKFFVKKSISLIPHGEDVIGGIWSPYVSQLRSVALGNFTPQLSQVIYKEKSLDDKTGAPLTDFKSIVDILKFRVSHGGDSIAFQNLDHGKSSSKPLTWKKFELRIYGVVSYLIEKAQVKPGKYVILMYSLSEEFIVAVYACLMCGIVAIPMLPFDSNRIGEDLPAFLGVIKDFDVSDILVNEEVERFLKSGPAAESLKRMNVKRYKNWKIKNTAKLTKVSNIASLHSKISKYQAAVNFRDEKTTALIWLNFTSDHYRVGAKLSHKNIIGICKVFKETCNLTSKSAIVGCVRHCSSIGFVQAALLGVFLGTTTYLCSPVSYAENPLAFFLALARHKVKDVFVTEQMLKYAAIKFSPKGFDLSHLKNMIISTEGRVEIDLLRKIAKVFQPTQLSAASMSSVYNHWFNPMISSRSYMAVAPVDLYLDPIALRQGFVSIVNQVDFPNALHIQDSGMVPVCSEIAIVNPETCKLCKEGEFGEIWVSSEANLTGFTNGPKGPVDSFAESQFLGKIVDGDKTITYLRTGDLGFLHHITIAKNKTGKKSNDEQEITSFQPLFVLGKVAETFEVLGLHHFPIDIENTIESCHSDIYKNGSCVFKCADYTIVVCESKRKRNCASLVPIIVNTVFSKHHLIVDIIAFMKKGEFPISRLGTKQRARIIDAWVQGIIPVSAVYGVNYGENSMIQLIKEIDSVARDNPITGLKNPALSYYDADPVDDKSSIFDSNRQGLTLNDDYEDYYNSLEPNTTNSSVGPDYGSHKATFQV; encoded by the coding sequence atgtcttcttccaccgTAGCAGGAACGGGGCCTGGGCGTCAAAGGGCCAGCTCCTCTGTCAATCTACCTCCTGAAATCGCCATGGCTTCCGCCACCGATGCTAATATGACCACCTCCTCCAACGTGATAGGTGCTAATCCCAACATTGGGGTAACACTTGGAACTGGGTATGGCAGTATCTCCCATGATATTCCTCCTGACATGGCGGTGTTGTTACAAAACCTTGAGGAAGACTTCACCGTCCATAAAACCATTGACCAATGGACTTATATCAAtagaagagaagaaattaTTCAGTCCATTAATAAATTacgtcaacaacaaatagAACAAATAAAGTTGGATCCTGATAGCCTAGAGAAACCTCTATTTCCCAGACAACCTAGTGCCATTGTCAAAGACCAGAAgttctccacaaacactcttttgaatatcttgaaaagaagagcaaCCACATACAAGTCGGAGAATGCATTCTTGGTATTGGATCTCAAAGGTAAGGAAGTGTCTGCCATCACGTGGGATAAGTTGTACCTCAAAGCCGTCAAGGTCGCCTATGAAATTACCCACAagctttctttgaagaattcagATACGGTAATCTTGTTGTacaaagaaggagaagtgGCCGAATTCGCCATAGCATTATTCGGATGTTTTATGGCCGGGGTTACGGCGGTTCCAATCCATCAGGATGTGTCATTATATGAGGTACTCGACATCATTAACTTGACTCTGTCCAAATTAGTGTTGTATTCAGAAAGTGTGGCCAAGGAATTGGATAGGCTCAATAGTAATGGTCTGAGGATTGTGTGGCCTCCAAAGTTGACCAGGTGGAGAACCACCGAGTTTGGTTCGGTGAAGAAATCTGATCTCAGTGCTTGGGACTCGAAGCATAATCAAAAGAAGCAAGACGAAACCCGGTCTAAAGCAGATTTGGCGTACGTTGAATTCTCGAGATCTCCCCTTGGAGAATTGAGAGGCATTGCTTTGAGTCATAGGACTATTGCCCATCAGATGTCTACTTTGAGTCTGTCTTTACTGAGTTCTCCAAGCTCTGATGGAATTGTGAGAAATGATAAGGAGTATAGACGAAACAGAAAGGTGTTCATGGCTACTTTGGATATCAGATTCTCCATAGGGTTAATCTTGGGCATATTGTTTACGGTATACTCAGGGAACATTCTTATTTGGGCCCCTCAAAAAGTGATGGAAATTCAAGGTCTTTATGCTAATATCGTTTCGAAATTCAAGGCTTCTTTACTTTTAACAGACTATATCGGTTTGAAACGGGTGACATATGATTATCAGCAGTCTCCTAATGCGACCAGatacttttcaaagactCAGAGAGTTGATTTGTCTTCAGTAAAATGGGTTTTGGTTAACTCTTTGACAACCGATGGTGAATTTATGGAGATTCTTGCTAATAGATACTTGAGACCTTTGGGATGTCAAGAGCCAGAGAATGCCATCATTCCAATGTTAACGTTGAGTGAATATGGAGGAATGGTTATGTCTATGAGGGATTGGTTATCGGATGAAAAACCAGGATCCAATAATCAAAGTAAAGGTGAATTGACGTCGTTGCTAATagacaaagaagaattatCCAGAAATAGGATCaaggttgttgaaactaATACATCTGCATCTGACGACACCTCCAAAGATTTATTGAGAGTCGATGCATTTGGTTATCCGTTGCCTGATGCTACATTGGCGGTAGTTAACCCAGAACTGTCGGTTATTGTAGAAAAAGGTGAGGCTGGAGAAATATGGATAGATTCACCGTGTCTCTCTGGAGGATTCTATGGTTTGCTTAAAGAATCAAAGCTGATCTTTCATGCAAAGTGTAGAGATGCAGATGGTATAATGGAAATGGATTTCTTGAGAACTGGTTTATTGGGTTTTACTTTTAACGGGAAGGTTTATGTTCTTGGGTTATATGAAGATAGAATCCGTCAAAGAATCACTTGGATCGATCAAAAAGTATACAGTAAACAAGGTAAAGAGTTGGTTATAGGAAATGGAACCATATACCATTACTCTTCTCATTTGTTGGCCACATTAGCAAACGAGGTCAGACAGGTATACGATTGTACTAtttttgatgttttcaTTGGTAATGAGTACTTACCTGTTGCTATTGTAGAAGCTGAAGTCATAAGAAAGATTCTTGAGGGTACTAGTGGAGATACTTCCAATTCATCATCTGGAAGAGGTGATTCTGCTGGTCCACAATATGATCCAATCCCATTGAATGAGCCCGTTCTTAATGCTATTGCCCAAAAATGTTTTGATACCTTGTATAAGCACCATTTGCTAAAGCTATACTGTGTGTTGGTCGTTGATTGTGATACTCTTCCAAAGATTATGAGAAGTGGAGGTCGGGAAATTGCCAATATGCTTTGTaaaaagaagtttttggaagGTAGTTTGAAGGCTGAATTTGTGAAGTTTTTCGTCAAAAAGTCTATCAGCTTAATCCCCCATGGTGAAGATGTGATTGGAGGTATTTGGTCACCATATGTGTCTCAGTTAAGAAGTGTTGCTTTGGGTAACTTTACTCCACAACTAAGCCAGGTCATTTATAAAGAAAAATCATTAGATGACAAAACAGGTGCCCCCCTTACTGATTTCAAGAGTATTGTGGATATATTGAAATTCAGAGTTTCACATGGCGGAGATTCTATTGCTTTTCAAAACTTAGACCATGGAAAGAGTAGTTCAAAAccattgacttggaaaaagtTTGAGTTGAGAATTTATGGTGTTGTCAGTTATTTGATAGAGAAGGCCCAGGTCAAACCTGGTAAATACGTGATTTTGATGTACTCTTTGTCGGAAGAGTTCATTGTCGCTGTTTATGCTTGTTTGATGTGTGGAATAGTAGCCATCCCTATGCTACCATTCGATTCAAATAGAATTGGTGAAGACTTGCCAGCATTTTTAGGTGTCATAAAGGATTTTGATGTGAGTGATATACTTGTCAACGAAGAAGTCGAAAGGTTTCTAAAAAGTGGCCCCGCTGCTGAGAGTCTCAAACGAATGAATGTCAAAAGATATAAAAACTGGAAGATCAAAAACACCGCCAAACTCACTAAAGTTTCTAATATTGCATCTTTACACTCTAAAATTTCAAAATACCAAGCTGCTGTCAATTTTCGGGATGAAAAAACCACTGCGTTAATTTGGTTAAACTTCACTTCTGACCATTATAGAGTTGGAGCCAAATTGAGTCACAAAAACATCATAGGAATTTGtaaagtcttcaaagaaactTGCAACTTAACATCCAAATCAGCAATTGTTGGTTGTGTGCGTCATTGTTCGAGTATTGGTTTTGTACAGGCTGCTTTATTGGGTGTGTTTTTAGGTACAACAACCTACTTATGTTCTCCAGTCAGTTATGCAGAAAACCCATTGGCTTTCTTTTTGGCTCTTGCTCGTCACAAAGTTAAAGACGTGTTTGTAACAGAGCAGATGTTGAAATATGCTGCCATTAAGTTTAGTCCAAAGGGGTTTGACTTATcacacttgaagaatatgatCATCAGTACTGAGGGCCGTGTGGAAATTGACTTGTTAAGAAAGATCGCAAAGGTGTTCCAGCCAACGCAATTGAGTGCAGCTTCCATGTCTTCTGTTTACAATCACTGGTTTAATCCCATGATATCTTCGAGATCGTATATGGCCGTGGCTCCTGTTGATCTCTATTTGGATCCAATTGCTTTGAGACAAGGATTTGTTTCCATTGTCAATCAGGTGGATTTTCCGAATGCTTTACATATTCAAGACTCGGGAATGGTTCCTGTTTGTTCTGAAATTGCAATAGTCAATCCTGAGACATGTAAATTGTGCAAAGAAGGAGAATTTGGGGAGATTTGGGTGTCAAGTGAGGCTAACTTAACTGGTTTTACTAATGGTCCTAAGGGTCCTGTTGATTCATTCGCTGAAAGTCAGTTTTTGGGTAAGATTGTCGATGGAGACAAGACAATAACCTATTTGAGAACTGGTGATCTAGGATTCTTACATCACATTACGATTGCCAAAAATAAGACCGGTAAAAAGTCTAACgatgaacaagaaatcacTTCATTTCAACCATTATTTGTCTTGGGAAAGGTAGCTGAGACCTTTGAAGTCTTAGGCTTGCATCATTTCCCAATCGATATTGAGAACACTATCGAGTCTTGTCATTCAGATATCTACAAGAATGGTTCTTGTGTATTTAAGTGTGCTGATTATACAATTGTGGTTTGTGAATCaaaaagaaagagaaactGCGCCTCATTGGTTCCAATCATCGTCAACACGGTCTTCAGTAAACACCATTTGATAGTTGATATAATTGCGTTCATGAAAAAAGGCGAATTCCCCATATCAAGATTGGGAACCAAACAAAGAGCCAGAATCATTGATGCTTGGGTACAAGGAATTATCCCAGTGAGTGCTGTGTATGGAGTTAACTATGGTGAAAACAGTATGATAcaattgatcaaagagaTCGATTCTGTTGCCAGAGATAACCCTATAACCGGATTGAAGAATCCTGCTTTATCCTACTATGATGCAGATCCAGTTGATGATAAATCCTCCATTTTTGACTCCAATCGCCAGGGATTAACCCTCAATGATGATTACGAAGACTACTACAATTCTTTGGAGCCTAACACTACAAACTCTTCGGTGGGCCCTGATTATGGCTCTCATAAGGCTACTTTCCAAGTATAA